Proteins encoded by one window of Fusarium graminearum PH-1 chromosome 1, whole genome shotgun sequence:
- a CDS encoding sporulation protein SPS19 yields the protein MSVPESEYLSPVWKDGIFNGRVVFVTGGAGSICSMQTRALVRLGANACIVGRSVDKTEKAAKEIESVREGAKVIAIGGCDVRKVDSLQAAAERCAKELGGIDFVIAGAAGNFVAPIEGLSSNAFKSVMDIDVLGTFNTVKATMPYLLRSSNPRIIYVSATFHYTGMPLQAHVSAAKASVDSLMASVALEYGPRGVQSNVIAPGGIEGTEGLARLGSDAESEKKRYAKSIPLGRAGTVRDIADATVFLFSDAGSYVSGQVLAVDGAAWRRQGALGVGTEAGMEYPDYLLKGEFSQNLRDPRKTAKVKL from the exons ATGTCTGTTCCCGAATCCGAGTACCTCAGTCCTGTCTGGAAGGATGGCATCTTCA ATGGACGCGTCGTCTTTGTCACAGGCGGCGCAGGAAGTATCTGCAGCATGCAAACCCGAGCATTAGTTCGTCTCGGTGCGAATGCATGCATCGTTGGCAGAAGCGTCGACAAGACTGAGAAGGCGGCAAAGGAGATCGAATCTGTTCGAGAGGGAGCCAAAGTGATAGCAATCGGAGGCTGTGATGTCCGCAAG GTTGATAGTCTTCAGGCTGCGGCTGAGCGATGCGCCAAAGAGCTGGGAggaattgactttgtcat TGCCGGCGCGGCTGGCAATTTCGTCGCCCCCATAGAAGGACTAAGCTCCAATGCCTTCAAATCAGTAATGGATATCGATGTACTGGGAACCTTTAACACAGTCAAAGCCACCATGCCCTATCTTCTGCGTAGCTCCAACCCTCGCATCATCTACGTCTCTGCGACATTTCACTACACAGGCATGCCGCTCCAGGCACATGTTTCTGCTGCCAAAGCATCCGTGGACTCTCTCATGGCCTCGGTCGCTCTCGAGTACGGACCAAGGGGCGTTCAGAGCAATGTCATCGCCCCGGGAGGCATCGAAGGCACCGAAGGTCTAGCACGACTGGGAAGTGATGCAGAGAGTGAAAAGAAGAGATATGCCAAGAGCATCCCATTGGGTCGCGCGGGCACCGTACGGGATATCGCAGATGCGACAGTATTCTTGTTCAGCGACGCCGGAAGCTATGTCAGCGGACAGGTCCTGGCCGTGGACGGCGCTGCGTGGAGGCGTCAAGGAGCCTTGGGCGTGGGAACCGAGGCTGGCATGGAGTATCCGGATTATCTTCTCAAGGGAGAGTTTTCACAGAACTTGCGAGATCCTCGAAAGACGGCCAAGGTAAAGCTGTGA